The window TAGAGCATTACATGCTTGACTTTAGATcatgaggttgcaggttcaaatccttccTGCGTGTGTTGTTTTCTAGGAAATGTCTGTCAGATTAATacattgttattgttattatgGTAGACGTGCAATACTTCACCTAGAGATAGTCTGTAGAAACACGGTACAGTGCAAATACATACTAGAGATATAGACACTGAATACATGATTAGACACAACATGCATACCAATGCACAAACAAGGTTTATTCCTGTTCATAACTATTACAGCTGTTGTAGGTATCATGGTCTACttcctacccccccctccccccccccccccactgtctAGATGTTGTGGTCCATGTTGATTCCTACGCAGCTGAGACCGGAATCTCACGCTTCCTGGAACAGAACCCCAACTGGAGGTAAGCGTGTTCTAGAATGGAACCTGAGCCTGGTGTTCTAAAGCTATTGTCTGTCGCATTCAACTCATTCCGAATGTTACTTCCTATTTTCCTCTGAGGTATGACAAGAGAGAGGACTTAATGCCGGGTCACCCTGACGTGAGGTCGTACACCCATCTGCTGATGGAGGTGAACAGCACTAAGATGGCCCAGCTCAGAGACACTCACAGAGCGGTGTCCTACACCCAGGGCTACAGCAGAACACAGCTCTCGCTCCTCCAGTTCCCTCCTGTCAGCATAGTGCTGGAGAACAAAGTCGTCTTAATGGAGAGGATACAGAACCCTGGGAGAACCGGATGATGTGTCCGTGAGGATTGTGGGTTTGTGGTTCTTTTTGGGGGGTATTTGTAGTTTTTTGTATGGTGACCAAAAGCGTAGCTGACCTAGTTGTAGGAGTCATGCATGGGTGTGGATCTTCAAGGTGGTCtcacctgttttctctctctccccctgtcagtAAAACACAAGGAACTAGTCTTACAGGTTCACATGTGGTCTCTGTTCTCACCCTGTCAGCCATGTGCAAACCAGGACCAAATCTGTGTTTCACGTTCTCCAGCTCGACGTCTGCAAGCAGCGCACACTGCTACACACCTGCAACCCAGGTGGGATCGTCTTTATGTTGATAGATGTCAAGAACATCATAATTAAAGGCAGAGTTTCATGATGGCATGTTTCATGTATTGATTTCATACAGGGGGGCTTTGAAGGATTTAaccacagctgtacctgtcCTCTGAAGGCGTCTCAAGCACAAAACAGGAACCGTGTGCTGGTAGTGGGGTTTAACCACACGAAGCCTTCCTGTAGAACTGACCGACACTGTTCTGTTGGTCTGAAACAGacacctgccctccccccctctctctcacacacacacaccccctccccccctctctctcacacacaccctccccccctctctctcacacacacacaccctccccccttctctctcacacacaccctccccccttctctctcacacacaccctcccccctctcacacacacacacacacaccctccccccctctctcacacacacaccctccccccctctcacacacacaccctccccccctctctcacacacacaccctccccccctctcacacacacacacaccctccccccctctcacacacacacaccctctcacacacacacacacaccctccccccctctcacacacacaccctcttctcCCACCTTCCCTTCTAGCATACAGCACTTTTTTAAAGACAAAATTAACAAATATACTTTAGGAAAACCTTTATTTACAAATGACCACCAGATTTGCCTGGCTCCATTCACAATGCTTACACATGTATCAAATTAAGCTCAGAATCAttatttataaaaatgtacagtACAATATTTCAACTTGACAAAACCCATAATTTAATCCCTTGGTAATAAACTTAAAATTGTGCTTCAGAGACAACTTGTATATTTCAAACAAAACTGCTTGTTGCGAAAATACAGCAATATCTTACATAATCTTTTAAGAGAAAATTCagcaagtaaaaaaaacaataaaaaccaACAAAACTATTTCTATATTGACAGTACCATGAGCCACATGTTCACGAGAGAATTAAATAACAATAAACTTAAAACATTATCTTTCAATCACAGCATTTGTATTTTGCGCCATGTTTTCACTTAGAAAACACCACAGAATTCCATTTCTATTTTAAGCCATTGTGTAATCAGAAGGACTTATGACATGATTTGCGCATCGTAAAAAATATTTACAGCATTTTGACCTGAAGTAGTTTGTATAAGGCACAAGGAGAGAGACGCACAAACgtagacataaaaaaaaaaaatgtacagcAACAAATATCAACAAACCCTACAGCTaaacaacccctccctccctgaagaACTGAGTCTGACGAGTAGCTCAGCGTTTGGACAGTAGTACACACAAATGCAGTTCAGATAAAAACAAAAGTTCAAATCCTTGTTTGTGTCGGATGAACCCAGCAGTGTTTACATTTTGTTCTCTTTTGTgtaacaaaaagaaagaaaaagggccGCATTCAACAGTTTTCTGTCATTTGGTCCTTGACATTTTTAAGTAACGGCTCTTTATCAGTACTGAAAATAAATCAAAGGGAGGTTGACCTTGAGAAAGAGGAGGCCCTCCATGTTGTCTAGCAACGGCCTGGGCTGGTTCAGGGCACAGTTCACGGTGGCAGTGCTGAACAGGGTCTCTGCCGGGACGATGCTGGGCGGGCAGCCCACATAGCGCACGGCCACTTTGGCAAGATCCGGCCACTGGAACTTTTTAAGGTTCCAGTAGTCGAGGGGGTCACAGCTTTGATCCAGTATGTCCTCTTCCAGATACTCCAGGACGGCCAGCTCCGAGGACTTGGGCCTCTCCTCTTGCTTAATCTTGTGCCTGATGTCTTTCATGAGAGACCAGAGGTTGTCCTTGTTTGAAGGGGAGCTGTCGGGCGAAGTACGGCTTTCGCCGCAGCCGTTGGACAACGTCTTGGTTCCGGTCGAGGTAGAAAGGGACACCTCAAGCTCTCTGATTAGCTCTTGTTTGCATTGCTCCGCCTCTTCCTCCGTGAACAAGGAAGTCTTGTAGCGGGGATCCAGCATGGTGGCCCAGGTGTATCGTGGGTCTTGTAATGTCGAGGACATCCTGCTGACCATGGAGTCCTTCAAGGACTTCAGCATGTTGTCGATGCCCATCGTCTCGTCGAAAAGCATGTCTATCTTCCTGTTGAGGATGTGGATCAGTGGTATGACTTGTCCAAGCGTGGCCGTACGGCTGCACATCTCACTGCAGGCCACATCAAAGGGTTTCAAAGCGTTGCAGACGGACTGCATTACCTCCCACTGGTCGCAGCTGATCATTTCCCTGAAATTGCACTCGATCGACATCTCGTCGATGACCTTCTTCTGCTCCACTAGGCGCTCCAGCATGAGGAAGGAGGTCCTCCACTTGGACGGCACGTCCTGGACCAGCTGGTTCTCCGGGAGCTGGTAGACCTGCTGCAGCTGGGACAGCTTCTCCTTGGCTTTGGCCGAGCGCTGCACGCGCTCGCAGATCTTCCGCGCGATGCTCAGCAGGTTCTGAACCATCCTCTGGCTCTTTATGGCTTCGTTCACGATGAGGTCCACGGTGTGGCCGAAACACTGCAGGGTCTCATGCTCCGCGTCCTCCAGGACGATGCGGACGGCGGCGTCGTCAGTCACCGTGAATCCTTTCTTGAGCCCCGAGGAGGTGACCCAGGTGTCCCAGAGGTACTCCAGCTGCTTCTGGATCCTCAGGGAGTCTCGGTCGCCGTCGATGAGCGAGACGCTGAGGAGAGCGGAGCAGTGGAAGTCCTGAGCCTGGGGACGGACGCTGGACTCGTAACACGCCCAGTGGGCCGTGAGAGTCAGGTACTCCCTGGTCTGGCTGCTGACCCAGACGCTGGTCGTGAAATGGACGACGCTGCCCTCCGCCTCCTTCAGGTGAGTGAGAACgacctccttcaccctctcgtACATGTCGGGTATGGCAGTGctggtgaagaaggaggaggacggCAGGGAATACTGAGGCTGGAGGTATTCCAGTAGCCGGTTCAGGCCGACGTTCTCCACCAGGGCTGATGGTTGAAGATCCAGTGCAAGCATTTCTGCAACGAGTGTGGTGATTTTTTTGGCAACCGGGTGGAACTCGTCGAACTTCTCGCCGTTTTCCTCATACGCGGGCGTGGCATCCATGAGCTCTTGTTTGACGTGAAATTCAGCAGACAGCGCATCACCTGAGTTATTTTTGTTGCTTTCAAGAACATGTTCGTGAAATCTCTGCATGTGCCTGAAGAGGCAGCTGGTGCCGAGGTTTGTCGTTTTCTTCCCTCGGCTAATTGTGCGGCTACAGTGCAAACAAACCACCTTGGTGGGATCGGAAGGGGATATGGAGAAATGGTTCCACAGTTTTGACGTCTTTTTACTGAACACTGGCAGAGCCAGTGTCTTTTTTTCCCCGGCTGAGTTTCTTTCGGTCTCTTTGGGTGAGACCGCATGGGGGCCGGCAGAGGCGTACGGATGAGAGGACGGCTCCTCTGGGGTTTTTTGGTTTTTGAGGACGTCGGGGTGACGCCTCATTAGATGCCTCATCAGGCAGCTGGTCCCGAAGTCTCCGCGTTTCCCCCTGCTGATGACGCAGGGGCAGTACCGGCACAAGGCCTTGAGCTGGTCCACCGGAGACACTATGAAGTGGTGCCACACTTCCGACTTGACACGCTTCATGATCTTTTTGTTTTGCTGGAAAACCGAACTTTGGTCCGGATTGAGGCTGGAGCCTTCGGAGAGGTCGAATGGCGATGAGGGGAGAAGGGATTCGTCCCCTTGGAGTCCTTGAAAGGACAGGTTGAGGGAAGACTCCTGCCCTGATAGGTTGAGAACATCCTCCGACTCCTCTTTCACTTCCATGTTGTCGTCAGCGTGACGGGGCACTTCGTCTGATATGGTGTCCGgcgaggatggggggaggggcgaCTCTTTTTTAATCTCCACGGGGTCCTGTGTCTGCGTGCGGGACAGAAGCGTGGGCGGGTAGGTGTAGGGCGGAGGGATATTGGAGCCCTGTCCGTTTTCCTCGATGACAATGTCCTTGTGGGCCCTCCACATGTGTCGGATCAAGCAGCTGGTCCCCAAGTCCTTCCCGTTCTTTCCACGGCTGAACTCGTTCATGCAGTGGATGCACACTGCTTTGGAGCTGTCTGCTGGGGACAGGTAGAAGTGTTTCCAAACGGCCGACCTCCGCCGAGAGCTGGAGCTTTTGGCTGCTGATGGCTGGAAGGCTTCGATCGCCACGTCCATCGCCTCATCGCCGTGGCTATCGGTGTGTGGCAACGGTGAGGCCGCGGCCGAGACGTTTTTGGCGCACTGTTCTAGTTTTGGTTCGAGTTTTGGTAACGCGTCTTTGGACGATGTATCTGAGCCCTCcgcagaggaggtggagggcgaCGCGCGGCTCTGAGCAGGGGTCGAGTTAGCTGCCGGGAGATCTCCGTTTTTTGGTGAGTTTGAGGGAGGTAATAGAGAGGTGGCGAGGGGATTGGTCAGGtggttggaggaggagatggagtcgCCGTCCTGCAAAAGCACAGTGGGGTGAGCCCTTCTCACGTGTCTCATCAGACAGCTGGTGCTCAGGTCTTTCTCGTTTTTCCCTCGGCTGAACTCtttcatacagtacatacagattGCTTTGGTGCTGTCGCGTGGGGAGATACAAAAATGGTTCCAGGCGGGAGATTTTTTTCTGGGGTTGGCTGGGCTCCTCATGGATGAGAGGAGGCTCTGGGTAACCGCGTCCATAGCAACATCGTACAGGGTACTCGTGTACCCACTCATCAGATTACTGTAATCGTCGGTGTCTCTTGCTGCAAAGGGACCCGCCGAGCTGTCGAAAGATAAGCCTTCGTCGTCTCGGACGACATCCTCCCCTGTTCCGttttgacccccctccccctcctgttcgTCTGGATCTTCTTCCTTTATCTCCATCGCCGTTTTCAGGATGTGTGGGGAAGCGGCAGTGTCTGTCGCCGTGTCTGACACAGATACCTGCGGATCAACCTGAGAGGGTTCCTCGTCCGAAGGCCCCGCCTGAGAGGGGGGCCCAGGTGGCGAGGGGGGCCCAGGTGGCGAGGGGGGCCCAGGTGGCGAGGGGGGCCCAGGTGGCGAGGGGGGCCCAGGTGGCGAGGGGGGACCTGTCTGTGCAACAGGGAGTCCAGGGGGTGGTGCTTTGACCTCTGCAGGGTCCCGAGGGGTCAAGCTGTAGGATTTAAACACGTAGCCTTCCTGGCCTTCGATTTTCAGACAGGTTCCTGTAgcttctcttctcctgctctccaCGCTGCCCTCTGGCTCTGGGCTCGCTTCCATGTCCTCCCCGTCGTGGGAGACGCCATCTTGGCCGTCCATCTTGGCAGACCGGGGGGTTCAGCAGGGTCGGgtggagggggacggggagaACGTATGGTTTGGCTATCAAAGGCAGTTTGTCAGTGTTTTATGGGTCATGGGTGTTGCTCAGGCAAGTTCGGCCATCAGTGTTTTTATGTGTAGATCAGATGGTGCGTGCATGGCCTCCATTTAATGATGCCCTGCTGGATCCAACTTCTTGgatctggagagagaagggaggggcagaaagagagagagagagagaaagagagagagtgaagggggaggggcagagagaagggGTTCACAGTGAAAAGAGAACTTCTGAAAACTGACTGAAATTTGGCATTTTGTATTTTTAAGTCCAAGT of the Osmerus mordax isolate fOsmMor3 chromosome 17, fOsmMor3.pri, whole genome shotgun sequence genome contains:
- the zbed4 gene encoding zinc finger BED domain-containing protein 4, with translation MDGQDGVSHDGEDMEASPEPEGSVESRRREATGTCLKIEGQEGYVFKSYSLTPRDPAEVKAPPPGLPVAQTGPPSPPGPPSPPGPPSPPGPPSPPGPPSPPGPPSQAGPSDEEPSQVDPQVSVSDTATDTAASPHILKTAMEIKEEDPDEQEGEGGQNGTGEDVVRDDEGLSFDSSAGPFAARDTDDYSNLMSGYTSTLYDVAMDAVTQSLLSSMRSPANPRKKSPAWNHFCISPRDSTKAICMYCMKEFSRGKNEKDLSTSCLMRHVRRAHPTVLLQDGDSISSSNHLTNPLATSLLPPSNSPKNGDLPAANSTPAQSRASPSTSSAEGSDTSSKDALPKLEPKLEQCAKNVSAAASPLPHTDSHGDEAMDVAIEAFQPSAAKSSSSRRRSAVWKHFYLSPADSSKAVCIHCMNEFSRGKNGKDLGTSCLIRHMWRAHKDIVIEENGQGSNIPPPYTYPPTLLSRTQTQDPVEIKKESPLPPSSPDTISDEVPRHADDNMEVKEESEDVLNLSGQESSLNLSFQGLQGDESLLPSSPFDLSEGSSLNPDQSSVFQQNKKIMKRVKSEVWHHFIVSPVDQLKALCRYCPCVISRGKRGDFGTSCLMRHLMRRHPDVLKNQKTPEEPSSHPYASAGPHAVSPKETERNSAGEKKTLALPVFSKKTSKLWNHFSISPSDPTKVVCLHCSRTISRGKKTTNLGTSCLFRHMQRFHEHVLESNKNNSGDALSAEFHVKQELMDATPAYEENGEKFDEFHPVAKKITTLVAEMLALDLQPSALVENVGLNRLLEYLQPQYSLPSSSFFTSTAIPDMYERVKEVVLTHLKEAEGSVVHFTTSVWVSSQTREYLTLTAHWACYESSVRPQAQDFHCSALLSVSLIDGDRDSLRIQKQLEYLWDTWVTSSGLKKGFTVTDDAAVRIVLEDAEHETLQCFGHTVDLIVNEAIKSQRMVQNLLSIARKICERVQRSAKAKEKLSQLQQVYQLPENQLVQDVPSKWRTSFLMLERLVEQKKVIDEMSIECNFREMISCDQWEVMQSVCNALKPFDVACSEMCSRTATLGQVIPLIHILNRKIDMLFDETMGIDNMLKSLKDSMVSRMSSTLQDPRYTWATMLDPRYKTSLFTEEEAEQCKQELIRELEVSLSTSTGTKTLSNGCGESRTSPDSSPSNKDNLWSLMKDIRHKIKQEERPKSSELAVLEYLEEDILDQSCDPLDYWNLKKFQWPDLAKVAVRYVGCPPSIVPAETLFSTATVNCALNQPRPLLDNMEGLLFLKVNLPLIYFQY